Proteins co-encoded in one uncultured Bacteroides sp. genomic window:
- a CDS encoding S46 family peptidase translates to MIRFRTSLFVLFVLTFVSARADEGMWLLQLMKEQHSIDMMKKQGLLLEADDVYNPNGVSLKDAVGIFGGGCTGEIISSEGLILTNHHCGYDAIQQHSSVEHDFLTDGFWAKNRKEEIPTPGLAFTFIERIEDITDVVNTMIKEGKTTVINSYTTGFLTKLANDLLAKSDLKEKPGISAQALPFYAGNKYYLMYKKRYSDVRMVAAPPSSVGKFGGETDNWMWPRHTGDFSMFRIYADVNGEPAEYSPNNTPLKCKKHLNISLKGVQEGDYAMVMGFPGSTSRYLTASEVKERMEAENAPRIRVRNARQEVLIAEMNKSDKIRIQYASKYARSCNYWKNSIGMNKAIIDNKVIETKLAQENKFQEFARSNENKEYTNVIKDIDDAVAKASASNYQWTCFREVFLGGIEFGTPYLLCDELKKALEKKDKTLIESTIKKMKIMFDDIHNKDYDHEVDRKVAKVLLPLYAEIIPAEQRPSIYSVIETEFKGDYNKFVDACYDKSIFASQENFDRFIKNPTIKSLDKDLMTKYVRSKYDKFKSLSDELTALREPLITLHKTYVRGLNEMKEPVPSYPDANFTIRLTYGNVKSYDPKDGVHYKYFTTMKGIMEKEDPDNREFTVPAKLKELYNKKDFGRYAMKNGEMPVCFLSTNDITGGNSGSPVINGKGELIGAAFDGNWESLSGDINFNNDLQRCICVDIRYILFIVEKLGDSKHLVDEMTIVE, encoded by the coding sequence ATGATTAGATTTAGAACTTCTTTATTCGTACTCTTTGTACTTACGTTTGTATCTGCAAGGGCAGATGAAGGCATGTGGCTTCTTCAGTTAATGAAAGAACAACATTCCATTGACATGATGAAAAAGCAAGGTCTGCTGCTTGAAGCAGACGATGTGTATAATCCAAACGGAGTTTCCCTCAAAGATGCCGTAGGTATTTTTGGAGGCGGATGTACCGGTGAAATTATTTCTTCGGAAGGATTAATCCTGACCAACCACCATTGCGGATATGATGCCATCCAGCAACATAGTTCTGTAGAGCATGATTTTTTAACTGATGGTTTCTGGGCAAAGAATCGTAAAGAAGAGATTCCTACTCCAGGACTTGCCTTTACTTTTATTGAAAGAATTGAAGACATAACAGATGTTGTTAATACCATGATTAAAGAAGGTAAAACAACTGTTATTAACTCATACACCACAGGATTCCTTACAAAGCTAGCCAATGACTTATTGGCAAAAAGCGATTTAAAAGAGAAACCGGGTATTAGTGCTCAGGCTCTTCCTTTCTATGCAGGAAATAAGTACTACTTAATGTATAAGAAAAGATATAGTGACGTACGTATGGTTGCTGCTCCTCCTTCATCAGTGGGTAAGTTTGGTGGAGAAACAGATAACTGGATGTGGCCTCGCCATACCGGAGATTTCTCTATGTTCCGTATTTATGCTGATGTTAATGGCGAACCGGCTGAATACAGCCCAAACAATACTCCTTTGAAATGTAAAAAGCACTTAAACATTTCATTAAAGGGAGTTCAGGAAGGAGACTATGCCATGGTAATGGGTTTCCCGGGAAGTACTTCACGCTACCTTACTGCTTCGGAAGTTAAGGAACGCATGGAAGCAGAAAATGCGCCAAGAATCCGCGTTCGTAATGCCCGTCAGGAAGTATTGATAGCCGAAATGAACAAAAGCGATAAAATTCGTATTCAGTATGCCAGTAAATACGCACGTTCATGCAACTACTGGAAAAACTCCATTGGAATGAATAAAGCAATTATCGATAATAAGGTTATTGAAACAAAGCTAGCTCAGGAAAACAAATTTCAGGAATTTGCACGATCAAATGAAAATAAAGAATACACAAATGTAATTAAGGATATTGATGATGCCGTGGCTAAAGCTTCAGCAAGCAATTATCAATGGACTTGTTTCAGAGAAGTATTCCTTGGTGGAATAGAATTTGGAACCCCTTATCTGCTATGCGACGAACTTAAAAAAGCATTAGAGAAGAAGGATAAAACATTGATTGAATCTACTATCAAGAAGATGAAAATTATGTTTGACGATATCCACAACAAAGATTATGATCACGAGGTGGACCGCAAAGTAGCAAAAGTTCTTCTCCCACTATATGCAGAAATAATTCCTGCCGAACAACGTCCATCTATCTATTCAGTGATTGAAACTGAGTTCAAAGGAGATTATAACAAATTTGTAGATGCTTGTTATGACAAGTCTATCTTTGCCAGCCAGGAAAACTTCGACCGTTTTATTAAGAATCCAACTATTAAATCTTTGGATAAGGATTTAATGACAAAGTATGTTCGTTCAAAATACGACAAATTTAAATCACTTAGCGACGAACTTACAGCATTGAGAGAACCACTAATCACTCTTCACAAGACTTACGTACGCGGGTTAAATGAAATGAAGGAACCGGTTCCCTCCTATCCTGATGCAAACTTTACCATTCGTCTGACTTATGGTAATGTAAAATCATACGATCCAAAAGACGGGGTGCACTACAAGTATTTCACAACCATGAAAGGAATCATGGAAAAAGAAGATCCTGATAACCGCGAGTTCACTGTTCCTGCAAAATTGAAAGAGTTATATAACAAGAAAGACTTCGGACGTTATGCCATGAAGAATGGTGAAATGCCAGTTTGCTTCCTTTCTACAAATGACATTACCGGCGGTAATTCAGGAAGTCCTGTTATCAACGGTAAGGGTGAACTAATCGGTGCTGCTTTTGATGGTAACTGGGAATCATTAAGCGGAGATATCAATTTTAATAATGATCTTCAGAGATGCATTTGCGTGGATATACGTTACATACTGTTTATCGTTGAAAAACTAGGCGACAGCAAGCATTTAGTTGACGAAATGACTATTGTAGAATAA
- a CDS encoding S46 family peptidase, protein MKKLLLATAAFMYFMGSNAHEGMWMLPDLKEQNAAAMYELGLEVPIDQVYNPDGISIKDAVIHFGAGCTGEIISSEGLILTNHHCGYSYIQQQSSVEHDYLTDGFWAMTREQELPCKGLTVTFIDKILDVTPFVQDRLKKDDDPEGVNYLSPKYLATVAKKFAEENKIEQAPSTVLELKAFYGGNKYYLFVKTVYKDIRMVGAPPSSIGKFGADTDNWMWPRHTGDFSMFRIYADKNGKSAEYSKDNIPLKVKEHLTLNISGVKEGDFTMTMGFPGRNWRYMISDEVEERMQTTNFARDTIRGVRQVAMMKEMQKDPAVRIQYASKYASSANYWKNAIGMNEGLVRLKVLDTKKEQQEKLLSYGKAHNDDSYQKAFDQIRSIVAQRRDAMYHQQIISEALSTGTEFSKIPSTSALLNALKSKDQEKINAEKEALKKDAENYFNKDYNPEVDRIVSKEMLKTYTALIPEGKRISIFSIIRDRFKGNSSRFVDACFDNSIFASKANFNKFIEKPSIYKIETDWMVLYSLSVINGLAETAIAMKDMDKTYNAAHKTWVKGMLAMRKDAGMAVYPDANSTLRLTYGKVLSYDPKDGEVCDYYTTLKGVMQKEDPSNWEFVVPAKLKELYNNKDFGRYAMKNGEMPICFITNTDNTGGNSGSPVFNGKGELIGTAFDRNYEGLTGDIAFRPSSQRAAVVDIRYTLFIIDKFAGASHLVKEMTVKE, encoded by the coding sequence ATGAAAAAACTTTTATTGGCAACGGCAGCATTTATGTACTTCATGGGTAGTAATGCCCATGAAGGTATGTGGATGTTGCCCGACCTGAAAGAGCAGAATGCTGCCGCAATGTATGAACTGGGACTTGAAGTTCCCATTGATCAGGTATATAATCCCGATGGTATCAGCATAAAAGATGCAGTTATCCATTTTGGCGCTGGATGCACCGGCGAAATTATTTCTTCCGAAGGTTTGATTCTTACTAATCATCACTGCGGATATAGCTATATACAACAGCAAAGTTCTGTAGAGCATGATTATCTTACAGATGGATTCTGGGCAATGACCCGCGAACAGGAGCTTCCGTGCAAAGGATTGACTGTTACTTTCATTGATAAGATTCTGGATGTAACTCCTTTTGTGCAAGATAGATTAAAGAAAGACGATGATCCTGAAGGAGTGAATTATCTTTCACCTAAATATCTGGCTACAGTAGCTAAGAAGTTTGCAGAAGAAAACAAAATTGAGCAAGCTCCATCCACCGTTCTTGAGCTGAAAGCTTTTTACGGAGGAAACAAGTATTACCTTTTCGTGAAGACAGTTTATAAAGACATCCGTATGGTTGGCGCCCCTCCCTCTTCCATTGGAAAGTTTGGTGCCGATACCGACAACTGGATGTGGCCTCGCCATACCGGCGACTTCTCCATGTTCCGTATTTATGCGGACAAGAACGGAAAGTCTGCCGAATATTCCAAAGACAATATTCCTTTAAAAGTAAAGGAACACCTCACACTTAATATCAGTGGAGTGAAGGAAGGCGACTTTACCATGACCATGGGATTCCCCGGACGTAACTGGCGCTACATGATTTCCGATGAAGTGGAAGAACGTATGCAGACAACCAACTTTGCACGCGACACCATTCGTGGAGTTCGTCAGGTAGCCATGATGAAAGAAATGCAAAAAGATCCGGCCGTACGTATTCAGTATGCCAGTAAATATGCCTCTTCCGCCAATTACTGGAAAAATGCCATTGGAATGAACGAAGGACTTGTCCGCTTAAAGGTGCTCGATACAAAGAAAGAACAACAAGAAAAGCTCCTTTCGTATGGCAAAGCTCACAATGATGATTCTTACCAGAAAGCTTTCGATCAGATTCGTTCCATCGTAGCTCAGCGCAGAGATGCAATGTATCATCAGCAGATTATCAGTGAAGCATTATCTACCGGTACAGAGTTTTCAAAGATACCTTCTACTTCGGCTTTGCTTAATGCGTTAAAGAGTAAAGACCAGGAGAAGATAAATGCTGAAAAAGAAGCCTTGAAAAAAGATGCCGAAAACTATTTCAATAAGGATTACAATCCAGAGGTTGACAGAATAGTATCCAAAGAAATGCTGAAAACATACACAGCTCTGATTCCTGAAGGAAAACGTATCAGCATTTTCAGCATTATAAGAGACCGCTTCAAAGGAAACTCTTCCAGATTTGTTGATGCATGTTTCGACAATTCGATCTTTGCTTCCAAAGCAAACTTCAACAAGTTTATTGAGAAACCAAGTATCTATAAAATAGAAACAGACTGGATGGTATTATATAGTCTTTCCGTAATCAACGGACTGGCTGAAACTGCAATAGCGATGAAAGATATGGATAAAACATATAATGCCGCTCACAAAACATGGGTTAAAGGAATGCTGGCCATGAGAAAAGATGCCGGCATGGCAGTTTATCCTGATGCCAATTCAACATTGCGTCTCACTTACGGAAAGGTACTTTCTTATGATCCCAAAGATGGTGAGGTTTGCGATTACTACACTACTCTGAAAGGAGTAATGCAGAAAGAAGATCCTAGCAACTGGGAATTTGTTGTTCCAGCCAAACTGAAAGAGCTCTATAACAACAAAGACTTTGGACGCTATGCAATGAAAAACGGAGAGATGCCCATCTGCTTTATTACCAATACAGACAACACCGGAGGTAATTCCGGAAGTCCGGTTTTCAATGGAAAAGGCGAACTAATTGGTACAGCATTCGACCGCAACTATGAAGGATTAACCGGAGACATCGCTTTCCGCCCTTCCTCACAACGTGCTGCAGTTGTCGATATCCGTTACACACTTTTCATCATCGATAAGTTTGCCGGAGCTTCGCATTTGGTTAAGGAAATGACCGTTAAGGAATAA